The DNA segment CTCTAATATGATCATGTCGACGATAGaggaaaattttcatttttagggGAGGGATGattacatataaaaacaataGGTTACAACCAGTGTTTTTGAAGGAAATTACAGTCATTCATATCCAACTCAAAACACATGAGAATAGAGAATTTATAGAAAGTTACCATAAACTTGTGAAGATTCAAGGTACCAAAGTTCAAGGTTTACCGGTGATGACAAACTTGTGAAGATTCATCTGAATGCCTATGAGATTTCCTTGAATGAAATCGTAATGGTGGCAAAGAGATGTGGCGCCAAAGAGATGTGGCTTCGCGCACACTCTTGAAATGGAAAAGCCTAAGTTTTCGCTTGTCGATTGTGAATCGGGTGCTTTATTCCTCTTTCATAGGTCTTAACGGAAGTATAAGTAACTGAAACGGTGCCATTGTTATTTAATAATTGATTATTATGTTGAAATAAGAgggataaatataaaaaaaatgagataatagaTAAATACATTTCCTGATTTATTAGAGGTGCCAAGTCACCTTGGTTAGGccctcaattatatatatatatatatatagatgtttGGCGATGCTCTGGATGGTGGCCGGAAGTCAATTTCATATGTTTGAAGTTACTGATCAAGGCAATTGGACAATTATGATGTTTATTAGCCATGGCACTATATGAACAGTTttgtgaagagcgtgaagcgagAAAAAGCGACAACCCCCAtttcgcttaaagcgagaagcgagaagcgaagcgctcgcttttttaaagtgaagcggaattttaaaaaaaaattaaaataaatactgcATAGACAACACATGTAATTGTAAGCAAATATTCAATACTTCAATGTAAAAACTAAATAGTAGCATcaattaaagcacaaaatgagcatcctattcttctacaagattgtcAAATTCTTTTATTCCACTATCATTATTATATTGCTCGTCATCTTCttaaacttcttcttcttcatcaactaGGGACAAAGTAGCTGCCATTTTTACCTTCCTCTGTGAACTTGAAGTTGAGGTACTCCCCCTCAAACCATAAATCCTCTCCCCAATTACACGCGCCTCCGCAACATCACCCCAAGTAAAATCGGaagtttcttcaaatatttcttcATCCGCATGATCTTCCGGGACTCCAGTTAGCCATTCATTAGCATCATCGATGTTGTCCAAACCAATTGGATCAACTACATTGCGAGCGTTGTAACGACGCCTCAATGTTCTATTATACTTAATGAATACTAGATCATTGAGACTCTTCAAGGTTAGTTTGTTCCTCTTTTTGGTATGAATCTGCAAATAATAAGTAATTAATAAGATTAGGACAattgagatataatttaattatctctATATACTAAATCTTTCTTCTTAGTTCTTACATGTTCAAACACGCTCCAATTCCTTTCACACTCGGATGAGCTACATGTTAGACTTAGAACCTTGATGGCAAACTTTTGTAAATCTGGAGTGGAATGGCCATATTGCTTCCACCATTCAACTGTAGAAGTAGAacaaatttttaaaatataatattgatAAAGAAATAACTTATTAACTATAAAACAACATATAAGCACTCGCTCACCTGGTGACTCCGTCTTTCTTTGTCTAATCGCCatgttttttccaaaaagttgCTCAGCATTCCTATAAATACTAAATTGCTATGTTATTTTATCTTGCACGGATTCTTCAGGTATCAACTTCTCAATACATTCATAGTATCCATTCCACAAAGGTTCATCTCCTAGAATCCTCTCTTCATTGTCATAAAACAGTTCCGGGTTCAAAACAAGTTCAGCTGCATGCAAAGGGCTATGAAGCTTACTATCCCACCTTTTATCTATGATCTCAAAGactcttttgtatattctttGATCACTAAAAGAGGCTTGAATAGCCTCCTTTGCCCTATCCATTGCTTCGTACAGGTAGCCCATGTGTGGCCTTTGCTCCCCATCCACCAAACGAAGCACTTTAACTAAAGGACCaccaatcttcaatgcatgaaccacATTGTTCCAGAATGAAGGAGAAAGTATAATATCTGCAGATTCTCTCCCTCGAGCTTCCCTTCCATAGGCACTGTTAGTGTACTCATCTGAAACAAACAACTTCTTCAAATTGCTTTTTTGCTCATACATCCTATGCAAAGTCAAGAAAGCAGTAGCAAATCTTGTCTTTGCGGGTTTCACCAAGCTTCTTTGTTTAGTGAATCTCTTCatcatattcaataacaaaggcCTTTGAACAATATAGGAATGCACTCTAATTGCCTGATTAAAGATTGAACTGAAGGttctttccttgaaaatatcaCCGGAGATCAAATTAATGGAATGTGCTGCACACGGAGTCCAATTAATATGCGGGTACCCAGCAGACATCAAATCACATTTTCACTGGCGTTGTCCGTGACAACTTGAACAACATTTTTTGCTCCAATAGAGTCTATTGTACTCTTGAACAAGGAGTATATTTTGGTTGAATCAGTCGAAGAGTTTCTTGCATCAACAGACTCAAGAAACAGGCTTCCCTTAGGAGAATTTACCAAGATATTGATGATCTTTTTTCATTTCTCGTTGTCCACTTATCCATCATAATGGAACTACCAAACTTGTTCCATTCTACTTTGTGCTCCTCCACGATTTTGTTCTCCTCTTCCACCTCTTTTTTTTAGATATGGCCCTCTAACTTCATGATAAGTTGGAGGCTTCATTCCTGGACCATATTGGCCTATAGCCTGAATAAAAGCAGAAAAAGTGTCAGtataattaacacaattaaaaGGAAGACTTGCATCATACATCCACCGTGCAAACATTGTAACTACACGATCCCTCAAAATCGCTTTGGCATCAATTTGAGGATTACCACTTTTTCCTTCCTTATCTCCAGATTTTTGCGAGAAGTAACAATCCATAGGACCTTTGGTCTTGCCAGTAGATCCACAACTAGAAGACATTGGTTGCATCCTTCCCCGCTTTTGTGATTTTGGTGGAAGCGACGAAGCATCGTCACCTTCTTCTGTTTCATCATCGTCATCAAGATTATACAGTTCTTGTTCATGAATCAGTTGAGTCTTTAACTCTCTCTTTTTATGAAGGAATGCTTTCAAATCTTCCTTCACATGCGACGGAACTTTAGGACAAGATGCGACATTTGGATCACCGCCGATTAGATGCGCTTTTTGACGATAGATTCCTCCATTTGAAATCTTGTCACAAAAAAGACATCTAATTGCCATCTTGTTGGTCTCGCAAACTCTTTCAGAGTAAGCCCAAGCCGGATCTTTCCTATTTTCTTTTGGCGCCATTAAAAGAGCAACTACATAACACATAagaatgtcacgccccaaaatcgaggagctagaccggcgctcaactgagtgaacccgaccgagcaagcctgttagattcattctacccaaactcattcatgaaataggagaatatatgttttccttaattaaacaataaagtggtcgagttcaaccgagtaaacccgaccgagcaagcctgttagattcattctatccaaactcattcatgaaataggagaatatatgttttccttaattaaacaataaagtggtcatgtct comes from the Nicotiana tabacum cultivar K326 chromosome 14, ASM71507v2, whole genome shotgun sequence genome and includes:
- the LOC142168802 gene encoding uncharacterized protein LOC142168802, with protein sequence MAPKENRKDPAWAYSERVCETNKMAIRCLFCDKISNGGIYRQKAHLIGGDPNVASCPKVPSHVKEDLKAFLHKKRELKTQLIHEQELYNLDDDDETEEGDDASSLPPKSQKRGRMQPMSSSCGSTGKTKGPMDCYFSQKSGDKEGKSGNPQIDAKAILRDRVVTMFARWMYDASLPFNCVNYTDTFSAFIQAIGQYGPGMKPPTYHEVRGPYLKKRGGRGEQNRGGAQSRMEQGSLFLESVDARNSSTDSTKIYSLFKSTIDSIGAKNVVQVVTDNASENAIRVHSYIVQRPLLLNMMKRFTKQRSLVKPAKTRFATAFLTLHRMYEQKSNLKKLFVSDEYTNSAYGREARGRESADIILSPSFWNNVVHALKIGGPLVKVLRLVDGEQRPHMGYLYEAMDRAKEAIQASFSDQRIYKRVFEIIDKRWDSKLHSPLHAAELVLNPELFYDNEERILGDEPLWNGYYECIEKLIPEESVQDKIT